One region of Malania oleifera isolate guangnan ecotype guangnan chromosome 6, ASM2987363v1, whole genome shotgun sequence genomic DNA includes:
- the LOC131157854 gene encoding cytochrome P450 81C13-like, whose protein sequence is MDILYCYLALFLTLLIFRLQLRPRRISPPTPFALPIIGHLHLIKNPLHVALERLSLRYGPILNLRLGVLPIVVVSSPSAVEECFTKNDIILANRPQSLAGDVLSYDYTSLAFASYGDLWRSLRRLTVNEIFSPNSIQKFSAIRKEEVCDFLRRLYEVSKSGSQKVELKYFFSLLTFNVLMRIIAGKRSIEGNAATTVMGIRQHLQELREIFLPSLSMNMCDFLPILRWVGYKGLEKNMVKMCRKRDEFLQNLIDEVRQKKAINSFNCTPNMESGKKMTMIENLLSLQESAPESYSDKLIKSIIALMFVAGTDTSAITLEWAVSLLLDHPKVLEKVRAEIDNHVEHERLIDELDLSKLPYLRCIVYETLRLYPAAPLLLPHFSSGDCSLGGYDIPRRTVLLVNVWALHRDPKVWEEPEKFKPERFEGTEGDREGYKFIPFGVGRRACPGAGMGMRIVSLALGAMIQCFEWEKVGQEVDMSCNFATTMARVEPLEVVCTPRQNFFKLLGL, encoded by the exons ATGGATATCTTATACTGTTATCTTGCTCTCTTCTTGACACTTCTCATTTTCCGACTTCAACTTCGTCCCCGCCGAATTTCACCACCGACCCCATTTGCTCTTCCAATAATTGGCCACCTTCACCTCATTAAGAACCCACTCCACGTAGCACTCGAGAGACTATCACTCCGATACGGTCCCATACTAAATCTCCGGCTCGGTGTCCTGCCTATCGTCGTCGTGTCTTCTCCCTCTGCTGTTGAGGAGTGCTTCACCAAGAACGACATAATACTTGCAAACCGACCGCAATCTCTTGCTGGGGATGTCCTTAGTTACGATTATACGTCCCTCGCATTTGCTTCATATGGTGACCTTTGGCGAAGTCTTCGTCGCCTCACAGTCAATGAAATCTTCTCCCCAAACAGCATCCAGAAGTTTTCTGCCATCCGTAAAGAAGAAGTTTGTGACTTTCTTCGCCGACTTTATGAAGTCTCAAAGAGTGGAAGCCAAAAGGTGGAGCTGAAGTATTTTTTCTCCCTTCTAACGTTCAATGTTCTCATGAGGATAATAGCAGGAAAGCGCAGCATTGAAGGAAATGCTGCAACCACCGTTATGGGAATCAGGCAGCATCTGCAAGAACTCAGAGAGATTTTCCTTCCGTCCCTGTCAATGAACATGTGTGACTTCCTGCCAATATTGAGGTGGGTTGGGTACAAAGGATTGGAGAAGAATATGGTAAAGATGTGTAGGAAAAGAGATGAATTTCTGCAGAATTTGATAGATGAGGTTCGACAAAAGAAAGCTATTAATTCATTCAATTGCACTCCCAATATGGAAAGCGGAAAGAAGATGACAATGATTGAAAATCTATTGTCCCTCCAAGAATCTGCACCTGAATCCTATTCAGACAAACTCATCAAAAGCATAATAGCG CTTATGTTTGTTGCAGGAACTGATACATCAGCCATCACTTTAGAGTGGGCAGTGTCTCTTCTACTGGATCACCCAAAGGTATTAGAGAAGGTGCGAGCGGAGATTGATAACCATGTCGAACATGAGCGCTTAATTGACGAGTTGGACCTTTCCAAACTTCCTTATCTCCGTTGCATAGTATATGAGACTCTTAGATTATATCCAGCAGCGCCGCTATTACTTCCCCATTTTTCATCTGGTGATTGCTCACTCGGAGGATACGACATACCGCGACGGACAGTCCTGTTGGTGAATGTTTGGGCTCTTCACAGAGATCCCAAAGTATGGGAGGAGCCCGAAAAGTTCAAGCCAGAGAGGTTTGAGGGCACTGAGGGGGACAGAGAAGGGTACAAATTTATTCCTTTTGGAGTGGGGCGGAGGGCGTGTCCGGGAGCTGGCATGGGCATGCGGATAGTTTCATTGGCATTGGGTGCAATGATTCAGTGTTTCGAGTGGGAAAAGGTTGGGCAGGAGGTGGACATGAGCTGTAATTTTGCCACGACTATGGCCAGGGTTGAGCCTTTGGAGGTTGTGTGCACCCCACGCCAGAATTTTTTTAAACTACTTGGATTGTAA